ATTACATTTTGCAAGAGGCGCTGGCTGTGATGGAACTACATGTACTGCAGCAGATAGACGCCGGCGATCATTGCATGATGCTCTGCGATGTAACGGCCTACAAAAACCTCAACAACGGAAACGTATTAACGACAAACTACCTGCATGAAAAAGGCATCATCCGCATATAGTCAGCTCACAGCTAACGACATCGACCGCATTGTTGAAATGGGTTGGGAAGACCGCACACCATTTGAAGCCATCGAGCTGCAATTTGGCTTGAATGAAGCAGCCGTTATTGAGCTGATGCGCCAGCAAATGAAACCCTCCAGTTTTCGCATGTGGCGCAAACGCATGCAGGGCCGCTCCACCAAACATGCCAGCCTCCGCAGCGCTGCCGTCACCCGTTTCAAATGCAGCCGACAAAGAAGCATTAGTATGAATAAAATCAGCAAGCGATGAGCAATTTGGAAATGTGTCAATTTGAAAATTTGGAAATGGAATACGCATTGGTTGATTAGTTAATTGGTTGATTGGTTAATTAGTTAAATACAAAACGCTTCGTGCTCCTTGTTCATTATTCGTGCCTTCATGGTTTAATACTAAAACG
The Phnomibacter ginsenosidimutans genome window above contains:
- a CDS encoding TIGR03643 family protein codes for the protein MKKASSAYSQLTANDIDRIVEMGWEDRTPFEAIELQFGLNEAAVIELMRQQMKPSSFRMWRKRMQGRSTKHASLRSAAVTRFKCSRQRSISMNKISKR